Genomic DNA from Selenomonas sp. oral taxon 126:
CGAGCGCCGTCGCGTCGAGATCGCGCGCTGCCTTGCGCTTGAGCCGCAGTTCATCCTGCTCGATGAGCCGTTCGCGGGCGTCGACCCGCTCGCCGTTGCCGATATACAGGAGATCATCGAGTACCTGCGCCAGCGCGGCATGGGCATCCTGATCACCGACCACAACGTCCGCGAGACCCTCCACATCGTCGACCGCGTCTACCTCCTCAGCGAGGGCAAACTCCTCCTCGAGGGGGACAGCAAGACGATTGCCGAGAGCCCCATCGCGCGCAAGTTCTATCTTGGAGAGAATTTCAGCCTTTGAACGCAAAAAAAGCCGATCTATTGCAGGTCGGCTTTTCTATTGGAGAGATACAATCGCGCTTTACTTGATAAAATTTGTCTTATGGTAATCAGGGGGATTCGGCGCGTCGATTCCCGCAGCTTTGCCGGCTGCGATACATTTCAGCATCCATGCCATATTCTTGCCGAGCTGCCTCATGATGCCGACGCCCTCTTCGTCTTTCATGACATCCTCGGGCGTGTAGCCGTGCACCATCGGCCAGTAGCTTGAGGAGACGATCGGCATTTCGTTGATTGCAGGATACTTTGCGAGTACATCCAATGTGGCAGTCGTTCCGGCGCGCCGCGCAGATGCAACAATCGCTGCGGGTTTGCAGCGCATCTTGTCGCGGTGACTCCCGAATAAATGGTCGAGAACGAGCTTGATCTCTCCTGTGAGCGAAGCGTAGTACACGGGTGATCCAAAGACGAAGCCGTCTGCTTCGTCACATTTTTCTCCCAAGGATTTTATGAGTGCATCCAGATTCCCGTTTACAGCATCCCTGCCGACGAAGACAATTTCAGCGTCAATGCCTTCCTCTTTGAGGCTGTCCCCTATGATGGAGAGTGC
This window encodes:
- a CDS encoding flavodoxin family protein; its protein translation is MKVLMINGSRREHCCTYTALSIIGDSLKEEGIDAEIVFVGRDAVNGNLDALIKSLGEKCDEADGFVFGSPVYYASLTGEIKLVLDHLFGSHRDKMRCKPAAIVASARRAGTTATLDVLAKYPAINEMPIVSSSYWPMVHGYTPEDVMKDEEGVGIMRQLGKNMAWMLKCIAAGKAAGIDAPNPPDYHKTNFIK